One genomic segment of bacterium includes these proteins:
- a CDS encoding glycosyltransferase family 2 protein has translation MSNEGVSVIIPAYNEQGAITDTLKRVYAVFRGLDRPFEVIVVDDGSSDETGALAKNAGAIVITNPLNGGYGLSLRRGILEAHYGIIAITDADGTYPVEEFPKLLKEYDRGFAMVVGARQGKFYEGSLVKSFSRKVFRWLAEYTAGRGIPDINSGLRVFNIALAKKYLMETCLGFSFTTSLTLIFMSRGHLVAYMPIPYHARIGKSKVRHVRDALQTMQILTETIARYNPVKLFLLLGICTAGLAILFLLSGYLRQNAVWELGGLVGIFTAILVFAIGFIAPRIDR, from the coding sequence ATGTCTAACGAAGGCGTAAGCGTCATCATTCCTGCCTATAACGAACAGGGCGCGATCACCGACACGCTCAAGCGCGTCTATGCTGTTTTCCGCGGCTTAGACCGTCCGTTCGAAGTCATTGTGGTTGATGACGGTTCGTCGGATGAAACGGGAGCGCTGGCAAAAAACGCAGGCGCTATAGTTATCACAAACCCCCTCAATGGAGGCTATGGCCTGTCCCTGCGCCGAGGGATTTTGGAAGCCCACTACGGCATTATTGCCATCACCGACGCGGACGGAACATATCCGGTTGAAGAATTTCCAAAACTTCTCAAAGAGTATGACCGTGGATTTGCCATGGTGGTAGGAGCTCGGCAAGGAAAATTCTATGAGGGAAGCCTTGTAAAAAGTTTTTCTCGCAAGGTGTTCCGATGGCTTGCGGAATACACCGCAGGCAGAGGCATACCCGACATCAACTCCGGTCTTCGGGTATTCAACATCGCGCTTGCCAAAAAATATCTTATGGAAACGTGTTTGGGTTTTTCCTTCACCACCTCGCTTACGCTTATCTTCATGAGCCGGGGGCATTTGGTCGCGTATATGCCCATTCCGTATCATGCGCGCATCGGCAAATCCAAGGTAAGGCATGTTCGAGATGCCTTGCAGACGATGCAAATTCTCACCGAAACTATCGCCCGCTATAATCCCGTCAAACTTTTTCTGCTGCTTGGCATCTGTACCGCAGGACTTGCCATTCTTTTCCTTCTGTCGGGGTATCTCCGGCAGAACGCCGTCTGGGAACTGGGAGGGCTTGTGGGCATCTTTACTGCCATTCTCGTCTTTGCGATAGGATTTATCGCGCCTCGTATTGACCGCTGA